One Manduca sexta isolate Smith_Timp_Sample1 chromosome 26, JHU_Msex_v1.0, whole genome shotgun sequence genomic region harbors:
- the LOC119190675 gene encoding uncharacterized protein LOC119190675, with product MSNIKKSELEKTVDILLNNAIGKDIQSIMRPLNLIQNIYCAPKYRIKDNFIIPNGIYENLISFSAVLALLIICVSNIAFSSCPIKILSADLICISDVLNEVISLMGFIINSWVSITQSNNNVQLLLLLQTNHRLMEFAERDVSLLKISNWIKVIALYSCSLGVYTSLHMYFHIPYIHTVFFDVIVLCFDMNMVYAIFIMKLIVKNLIHWHKEIQKPENALILYKDRMFHLYMNIMLAYKLFKKAFQLLVSSSIHDFY from the coding sequence atgtccaatataaaaaaatcagaattagAAAAAACTGTTGATATTCTACTTAATAACGCTATTGGCAAAGATATTCAATCAATTATGCGACCTTTAAACttaattcaaaacatttacTGCGCTCCAAAATACCGTATAAAGGATAATTTTATCATACCGAATGGCATTTATGAAAACTTAATCTCGTTTAGCGCAGTTCTAGCATTATTAATAATCTGTGTGAGTAATATTGCATTCAGTTCTTGTCCAATTAAAATACTCTCCGCCGATCTGATATGCATCAGTGATGTTTTAAATGAGGTTATCTCTTTGATGGGTTTTATTATCAACTCCTGGGTAAGTATCACCCAAAGCAATAACAACGtgcaattattattgctatTGCAAACAAATCATCGATTGATGGAATTTGCCGAAAGGGATGTAAGTCTGTTAAAAATTAGTAACTGGATTAAAGTGATTGCATTGTATTCATGCAGCCTTGGTGTTTATACGTCTTTGCATATGTACTTCCACATCCCCTACATACATACAGTATTTTTTGACGTCATAGTATTGTGTTTTGACATGAACATGGTGTATGCTATATTCATAATGAAGTTAATCGTTAAGAACTTGATTCATTGGCATAAAGAAATCCAGAAACCTGAAAATGCTTTGATTTTGTATAAGGACAGAATGTTTCATTTATACATGAATATAATGCTGGCATACAAACTGTTCAAGAAGGCGTTTCAACTCTTGGTGAGTAGTAGTatacatgatttttattaa